A window of Acidobacteriota bacterium contains these coding sequences:
- a CDS encoding amylo-alpha-1,6-glucosidase — MIRFDQQICTNFEKASQKEWLETNGLGGFASSTITGMNTRRYHGLLTAATKPPVGRIACLAKLEETVVIDGRRYELSVNQYPGAIHPRGDQYLKEFRLDPFPVFIYELNGMQIIKSVFMIAGENTTVIQYELRESVNATQCQLTPSDCRLEIRPLLAFRDYHATMRETNSINANFAAQENLVSIMPFAGMPTLYLAHDAQSIQASGYWYRNFEYSEERQRGLDFTEDLFQPFVLQFDLSKDANANMIASTAAHDIKQVGELRQTEITRRQRLAAMSPVDDELIRRLTVAADQFIVARGEQKTVIAGYHWFSDWGRDTMIALPGLMYATCPTEVGRSILLEFAKHTSQGMLPNRFPDAGEEPEYNTIDATLWFFEAIRSLAERTEDFEFVRTHLYDTLIDIIDWHLKGTRYGIKVDEDGLLRGGEAGVQLTWMDAKVGGFVVTPRIGKPVEIQALWYNALRIMENFARRFNDEVREKLYRVIADRARQSFNEKFWDEETGYLYDVIGDDFKDASLRPNQILAVSLPHTMLASDRALRVVEVIERELLTPFGLRSLNQNNMQYRPIYTGDSYGRDTAYHQGTVWAWLMGAFITAYVKVHERSAASVNAAKRLLAGFREHLNEAGLGQVSEIFDADAPHRPRGCIAQAWSVAELLRAACEDVYQISSVDNQVKSAKK; from the coding sequence ATGATCCGATTCGACCAACAGATTTGTACCAATTTTGAAAAAGCTTCGCAAAAAGAGTGGCTTGAAACCAACGGGCTTGGCGGGTTCGCTTCGTCAACGATTACCGGAATGAATACGCGCCGCTATCACGGCTTGCTTACGGCAGCCACTAAACCGCCGGTTGGTCGAATCGCCTGCCTTGCGAAACTCGAAGAGACCGTGGTGATTGACGGGCGACGTTATGAACTTTCGGTCAATCAATATCCCGGTGCGATTCATCCGCGCGGCGACCAGTATCTAAAAGAATTTCGCCTCGACCCGTTTCCGGTTTTTATTTATGAACTGAATGGCATGCAAATTATTAAATCGGTGTTTATGATTGCTGGCGAAAACACCACGGTCATTCAATATGAACTCAGAGAGTCCGTGAATGCCACACAATGCCAATTGACGCCGAGCGATTGCCGGTTGGAGATTCGCCCGCTGCTGGCGTTCCGCGATTATCACGCAACCATGCGCGAAACCAATTCCATCAATGCGAATTTTGCTGCGCAGGAAAATTTGGTAAGCATCATGCCTTTTGCGGGAATGCCGACACTTTATTTGGCGCACGACGCCCAAAGCATTCAGGCGAGCGGTTACTGGTATCGCAATTTTGAATACTCGGAAGAACGCCAACGCGGGCTTGATTTCACCGAAGATTTATTTCAACCGTTTGTCCTGCAATTTGATTTAAGCAAAGATGCCAATGCCAACATGATCGCTTCAACCGCCGCCCATGACATTAAGCAGGTCGGCGAACTTCGCCAAACCGAAATCACTCGTCGCCAGCGCCTCGCGGCGATGTCGCCGGTCGATGATGAGCTAATCCGCAGGCTTACGGTTGCCGCCGATCAATTCATCGTGGCGCGTGGCGAGCAAAAAACCGTGATTGCCGGTTATCACTGGTTCAGCGATTGGGGACGCGACACCATGATTGCGCTGCCGGGTTTGATGTATGCGACCTGCCCGACCGAAGTGGGCAGAAGCATTCTGCTGGAATTTGCCAAACATACCAGTCAGGGGATGCTGCCGAATCGTTTTCCCGATGCCGGCGAAGAACCCGAATACAACACCATCGATGCGACGCTCTGGTTTTTTGAAGCGATTCGCTCACTTGCCGAACGCACCGAAGATTTTGAATTCGTGCGCACGCATTTATACGACACGCTGATTGACATTATTGACTGGCACCTCAAAGGCACACGCTACGGCATTAAAGTTGACGAAGACGGATTGCTTCGTGGCGGTGAAGCAGGCGTGCAACTGACGTGGATGGATGCGAAAGTTGGCGGGTTTGTGGTCACGCCGCGCATCGGCAAACCGGTTGAGATTCAAGCCCTGTGGTACAACGCGCTTCGCATTATGGAAAATTTTGCGCGACGTTTTAATGATGAGGTTCGTGAAAAACTGTATCGCGTTATCGCTGACCGCGCCCGGCAAAGTTTCAATGAAAAATTCTGGGACGAAGAAACCGGTTATCTCTATGATGTCATCGGTGACGATTTCAAAGACGCTTCGCTTCGTCCCAATCAAATTCTCGCCGTCAGTTTGCCGCATACGATGCTTGCGAGCGACCGCGCTTTGCGAGTTGTCGAAGTCATCGAACGCGAATTGCTCACCCCGTTTGGGCTGAGAAGCCTCAATCAAAACAATATGCAATATCGTCCGATTTATACGGGCGATTCTTACGGACGTGACACCGCTTATCATCAAGGCACAGTCTGGGCGTGGTTGATGGGGGCATTCATCACGGCTTATGTGAAAGTGCATGAGCGAAGCGCGGCAAGCGTGAACGCAGCGAAACGCTTGCTCGCGGGATTTCGCGAACATTTGAATGAAGCGGGACTCGGACAGGTTTCGGAAATTTTCGATGCTGATGCGCCGCATCGTCCACGCGGTTGCATTGCGCAAGCCTGGAGTGTTGCCGAACTGCTGCGCGCCGCCTGCGAAGATGTTTATCAAATCAGTTCGGTTGATAACCAGGTGAAAAGCGCAAAGAAATAA
- a CDS encoding enoyl-CoA hydratase-related protein, with the protein MADYQKILYAVENHIARITLNRPDKRNALDSEIVNEIKAALTEAANDEAVRVVVISGAGKDFCSGADLAALQKISEATVMENVEDARNLAELFIAMRRHPRPIVASVRGRALAGGCGIATACDIVLANESAQFGYPEVNIGFIPAMVMAILKRSVSEKRAFELITRGEIISARTACDYGIINRVFADDEFDARVEEYLTTFTTKSASAVSLSKNLLYHMDAMTFETAIEAGVQLNAITRMTEDCKRGVERFLKK; encoded by the coding sequence ATGGCTGATTATCAAAAAATTCTTTACGCAGTCGAAAATCACATCGCGCGTATAACCCTCAACCGTCCTGATAAACGCAATGCGCTCGATAGCGAAATCGTCAATGAAATTAAAGCCGCGCTTACGGAAGCCGCAAATGACGAGGCGGTGCGCGTCGTGGTTATAAGCGGCGCGGGCAAAGATTTCTGTTCCGGCGCTGACCTTGCCGCACTACAAAAAATCAGCGAAGCAACGGTGATGGAAAATGTCGAAGACGCGCGCAACCTCGCGGAATTATTTATTGCCATGCGCCGTCATCCGCGTCCGATTGTCGCAAGCGTTCGCGGACGGGCGCTCGCCGGTGGCTGCGGTATTGCCACGGCTTGCGATATTGTCTTGGCAAATGAATCGGCGCAATTTGGCTACCCGGAAGTCAACATCGGATTTATCCCGGCGATGGTGATGGCAATTCTCAAACGGTCGGTTTCGGAAAAACGCGCCTTTGAACTCATCACCAGAGGCGAAATCATTTCAGCCCGAACCGCTTGCGATTACGGCATCATCAATCGCGTCTTTGCCGATGATGAATTCGATGCCAGGGTTGAAGAGTATCTCACTACGTTTACGACAAAATCCGCTTCGGCGGTGAGCCTGTCAAAAAATCTGCTCTATCACATGGACGCCATGACCTTTGAAACCGCTATCGAAGCGGGCGTGCAACTCAATGCCATCACCCGCATGACCGAAGATTGCAAACGCGGTGTCGAACGGTTTCTGAAAAAATAG